A single window of Oerskovia paurometabola DNA harbors:
- a CDS encoding ElyC/SanA/YdcF family protein has protein sequence MRTVEVVLVSGDGSSADYDEPTAMLNWLVEHGVPAERVVRDVAGLDTHDTCVRAREVFGVTEALPAARAGAASS, from the coding sequence GTGCGTACGGTCGAGGTCGTCCTCGTGAGCGGCGACGGCTCGAGCGCGGACTACGACGAGCCGACCGCGATGCTGAACTGGCTCGTCGAGCACGGCGTACCCGCGGAACGCGTCGTGCGCGACGTCGCGGGACTCGACACCCACGACACGTGCGTGCGGGCGCGCGAGGTCTTCGGGGTCACGGAGGCGCTCCCCGCCGCTAGGGCAGGCGCAGCTTCTTCATGA
- a CDS encoding DUF4031 domain-containing protein: MALLIDPPTWPAHGTSWSHLVSDSSLDELHGFAERLGLGRRAFDLDHYDVPAERHADCVAAGAQDVSGRELIVRLRASGLRVPARERAAAKAAALLARWDATLPGVPGAPEVGEDLVARWHEPHRAYHGPAHLAHVLDSLAVLEGRSPGVPSPGEPAPSGTSLRAQLALWFHDAVHEGVAGQDEEASAALAVERLSGLVPGPTTPLTGDGPLPSGGARLTPDDVAEVARLVRLTATHDPAPDDAAGALVCDADLAILGSAPDRYARYVRQVRTEYAHVPDEQFAAGRAAVLGQLLALPSLFRTPLARDRWQERAEQNLRTELAGPGAHGHAHGGDVHH; the protein is encoded by the coding sequence GTGGCTCTTCTCATCGACCCGCCGACCTGGCCGGCCCACGGGACCTCGTGGTCCCACCTCGTCTCGGACTCCTCGCTCGACGAGCTGCACGGCTTCGCCGAGCGGCTGGGGCTGGGTCGGCGCGCGTTCGACCTCGACCACTACGACGTCCCGGCCGAGCGCCACGCGGACTGCGTCGCCGCGGGGGCCCAGGACGTGTCGGGGCGCGAGCTCATCGTGCGGCTGCGGGCCTCGGGGCTGCGCGTCCCGGCCCGCGAGCGGGCGGCGGCCAAGGCCGCGGCCCTGCTGGCACGGTGGGACGCGACGCTGCCGGGGGTCCCGGGGGCGCCCGAGGTGGGTGAGGACCTGGTCGCCCGCTGGCACGAGCCGCACCGCGCCTATCACGGGCCCGCGCACCTGGCTCACGTGCTCGACTCCCTCGCGGTCCTGGAGGGCCGCTCGCCGGGCGTGCCCTCTCCCGGGGAGCCTGCGCCGTCGGGCACGTCGCTGCGCGCGCAGCTCGCCCTGTGGTTCCACGACGCGGTCCACGAGGGTGTCGCGGGGCAGGACGAGGAGGCGTCGGCCGCGCTCGCGGTGGAACGCCTGTCCGGGCTCGTCCCCGGCCCGACGACGCCGCTCACCGGTGACGGGCCTCTCCCGTCGGGCGGGGCGCGCCTGACGCCCGACGACGTCGCGGAGGTCGCGCGGCTCGTCCGTCTCACGGCCACGCACGACCCGGCCCCCGACGATGCCGCGGGTGCGCTCGTGTGCGACGCCGACCTCGCGATCCTCGGCAGCGCGCCCGACCGGTACGCCCGCTACGTCCGGCAGGTGCGGACCGAGTACGCCCACGTGCCCGACGAGCAGTTCGCGGCGGGCCGTGCCGCGGTCCTCGGACAGCTTCTCGCGCTCCCGTCCCTCTTCCGGACACCGCTGGCACGCGACCGCTGGCAGGAGCGTGCCGAGCAGAACCTGCGGACCGAGCTCGCGGGTCCGGGCGCGCACGGTCACGCGCACGGCGGCGACGTGCACCACTAG
- a CDS encoding acetate/propionate family kinase — protein MTVLPEHERSNPYSAYGAHGSVLVMNSGSSSLKYQLVNPVGGEAIAAGTIERIGESNGVIKHRFAGNTTAREEPVRDHAEALRIALSLFDEVGPRLADANVYAVGHRVVHGGAQFSRPVLVDDEVERQILDLAPLAPLHNPANVTGISVARELLPDVPHVAVFDTAFFSSLPEAASTYALEKETAQKYGVRRYGFHGTSHHYVSGKVARVLGRRLQDLNIIVLHLGNGASASAVRGGIAVDTSMGLTPLEGLVMGTRTGDIDPAVIFHLARNANMSIDELDDLFNKRSGIKGLAGENDFRALHELIADGNEDAKLALDVYIHRLRKYIGAYMAVLGRIDVIAFTAGVGENDDIVRAQVVEGLAGLGIAVDPGRNAVRSKEPRVISPDWTSTLVMVVPTMEELAIARLSVEIVEETEKAGKPVTFPPAASAASAAPAEPAAAQEPEAPQES, from the coding sequence TCGTCCTCGCTCAAGTACCAGCTCGTCAACCCGGTCGGCGGCGAGGCCATCGCCGCGGGGACCATCGAGCGCATCGGCGAGTCGAACGGTGTCATCAAGCACCGCTTCGCGGGCAACACGACCGCGCGTGAGGAGCCCGTCCGCGACCATGCGGAGGCGCTGCGCATCGCGCTGTCGCTGTTCGACGAGGTCGGGCCGCGGCTCGCCGACGCCAACGTGTACGCGGTGGGTCACCGCGTCGTCCACGGTGGCGCCCAGTTCTCCCGTCCCGTCCTGGTGGACGACGAGGTCGAGCGTCAGATCCTCGACCTGGCTCCCCTCGCACCGCTGCACAACCCGGCGAACGTCACGGGCATCTCGGTCGCCCGCGAGCTCCTGCCCGACGTGCCGCACGTCGCGGTGTTCGACACGGCGTTCTTCTCGTCGCTCCCGGAGGCGGCCTCGACCTACGCCCTGGAGAAGGAGACCGCGCAGAAGTACGGCGTGCGCCGGTACGGCTTCCACGGCACGAGCCACCACTACGTGTCGGGCAAGGTCGCGCGGGTCCTGGGCCGACGGCTGCAGGACCTCAACATCATCGTGCTGCACCTCGGCAACGGCGCGTCGGCCTCGGCCGTGCGCGGCGGCATCGCGGTCGACACCTCGATGGGCCTGACCCCGCTCGAGGGCCTGGTCATGGGGACCCGCACCGGGGACATCGACCCCGCGGTGATCTTCCACCTCGCGCGCAACGCGAACATGTCGATCGACGAGCTCGACGACCTGTTCAACAAGCGTTCGGGCATCAAGGGTCTCGCGGGCGAGAACGACTTCCGCGCGCTGCACGAGCTGATCGCCGACGGCAACGAGGACGCGAAGCTCGCGCTCGACGTGTACATCCACCGGTTGCGCAAGTACATCGGCGCGTACATGGCCGTGCTGGGCCGTATCGACGTCATCGCGTTCACGGCCGGTGTGGGCGAGAACGACGACATCGTGCGCGCCCAGGTCGTCGAGGGCCTCGCGGGCCTCGGCATCGCGGTCGACCCGGGGCGCAACGCGGTCCGCAGCAAGGAGCCGCGCGTCATCTCGCCCGACTGGACGAGCACGCTGGTCATGGTCGTGCCGACCATGGAGGAGCTCGCGATCGCCCGCCTGAGCGTGGAGATCGTGGAGGAGACCGAGAAGGCCGGGAAGCCCGTCACGTTCCCGCCCGCAGCGTCGGCAGCATCGGCAGCGCCCGCTGAGCCGGCGGCGGCCCAGGAGCCCGAGGCGCCGCAGGAGTCCTGA